From a region of the Gordonia sp. PP30 genome:
- a CDS encoding IS256 family transposase, with protein sequence MTRDHSALFAQLDALASADSGAVFAELIRAGLQSLIEAEAAGKIGAGRYQRSVDRCTHRNGHRAKTISTTSGDVSVKIPKLRSGSFFPSLLEKRRRVDQALHAVIMEAYVHGVSTRNVDDLVRALGVDTGISKSEVSRICGGLDEQITAFRQRSLTHTEFPYIFCDATFCKVRVGAHVVSQALVVATGVSAAGTREVLGTAVGDSESFEFWREFLASLKARGLTGVHLVISDAHAGLKAAVAQQFTGAAWQRCRVHFMRNLHGVVPGKQGPVVTAAVRTIFAHTDPADLSAQWDQVADSLAASFPKVAAMMNQAKPDVLAFSAFPQTHWQKIWSNNPIERLNKEIKRRADVVEIFPNPAAFLRLATAVVIEAHDEWQVTRRYFSDVSMADLRRTIAAKQQSLTNGQPEPATTDQQIA encoded by the coding sequence ATGACCCGCGACCATTCTGCCCTGTTCGCTCAGCTCGATGCTCTTGCCTCCGCCGATTCCGGTGCGGTGTTCGCTGAGCTGATCCGTGCGGGCTTGCAATCGCTCATCGAGGCCGAAGCGGCCGGGAAGATCGGTGCCGGCCGTTACCAGCGCAGTGTTGATCGTTGCACCCACCGCAACGGGCACCGCGCCAAGACGATCTCGACGACTTCCGGGGATGTATCGGTGAAGATCCCCAAGCTCCGGTCGGGGTCGTTCTTCCCATCCCTACTGGAGAAGCGGCGACGGGTCGATCAGGCATTGCATGCGGTGATCATGGAGGCCTACGTCCACGGCGTCTCTACCCGCAATGTCGATGATCTGGTGCGCGCCCTCGGCGTCGATACCGGGATCTCCAAGTCCGAGGTCTCCCGGATCTGTGGTGGCCTCGATGAGCAGATCACCGCGTTCCGGCAGCGTTCGCTCACCCACACCGAGTTTCCCTACATCTTCTGCGACGCCACGTTCTGCAAAGTGCGGGTCGGCGCCCACGTGGTCTCCCAAGCCCTGGTCGTAGCAACCGGGGTCTCAGCGGCCGGAACCCGTGAAGTCCTCGGTACCGCTGTGGGAGATAGTGAATCGTTCGAGTTCTGGCGCGAGTTCCTGGCCTCCCTCAAAGCCCGAGGCCTGACCGGCGTGCATCTGGTGATCTCCGACGCGCACGCCGGACTCAAAGCCGCCGTCGCCCAGCAGTTCACCGGCGCGGCCTGGCAACGCTGCCGCGTGCATTTCATGCGGAACCTGCACGGGGTCGTCCCCGGTAAACAGGGCCCGGTCGTGACCGCGGCAGTCCGCACGATCTTCGCTCACACCGATCCGGCCGACCTGTCTGCCCAATGGGACCAGGTCGCCGACTCGCTGGCCGCCTCGTTTCCGAAAGTGGCAGCGATGATGAACCAGGCCAAACCCGACGTCCTCGCGTTCAGCGCGTTCCCGCAGACGCACTGGCAGAAGATCTGGTCGAACAATCCGATCGAGCGACTCAACAAAGAGATCAAACGCCGCGCCGACGTCGTGGAGATCTTCCCCAACCCGGCCGCGTTCCTGCGCCTGGCCACCGCCGTGGTCATCGAGGCCCACGACGAATGGCAAGTCACCCGCCGCTACTTCTCTGACGTCTCCATGGCCGATCTCCGCCGCACGATCGCAGCCAAACAACAGTCACTTACCAACGGACAACCCGAACCCGCCACCACCGATCAACAGATCGCCTAA
- a CDS encoding HtaA domain-containing protein, giving the protein MKLARFVLVSLLALCTAVAGVVLGAPAHAAPKAPAITVYLADGVTPVGNTLLHPGDTVVVRGTGFDPNANTSGLPVPVPPGVPHGTFVAFGKFSPHWRPSQGAPESSRALDRSQTKWAISDDALGRIPNTPFDLRRTVRQQAVPLHRDGTFTAKITLTTPKDAPANGRWGIYTYGAADAVNAAQERFVPINYSTAPGRGTPKPAVRNLVWAYSPNFYSTFAQRTQGAVVGKKGAAVDKRGVLSYELTSNTVRNGRGELRYTGTVVAYTRFHLYEIALADPIIRVTGGRAVLSMRTSTTDQNGTDALRRIDVADLRLGAAQLARLSRGENVTGIAATFRPGVTPALLGLLSHGAASPVNLLF; this is encoded by the coding sequence ATGAAGCTCGCTCGGTTCGTCCTCGTCAGCCTGCTCGCGCTGTGCACCGCCGTCGCGGGAGTCGTGCTGGGCGCCCCCGCGCACGCCGCCCCGAAAGCGCCCGCCATCACGGTGTATCTCGCCGACGGTGTGACCCCGGTGGGGAACACACTCCTGCATCCGGGCGACACGGTCGTGGTCAGGGGCACCGGGTTCGACCCGAACGCCAACACCTCCGGGCTGCCCGTCCCGGTGCCGCCCGGCGTCCCGCACGGCACCTTCGTCGCCTTCGGAAAGTTCAGCCCGCACTGGCGGCCGTCGCAGGGGGCGCCGGAGTCGTCGCGCGCCCTGGACCGCTCGCAGACCAAGTGGGCCATCTCCGACGACGCGCTCGGCCGCATCCCGAACACCCCGTTCGACCTGCGCCGCACGGTGCGCCAGCAGGCCGTCCCGCTGCACCGGGACGGCACCTTCACCGCGAAGATCACGCTGACCACCCCGAAGGATGCGCCCGCGAACGGCCGCTGGGGCATCTACACCTACGGTGCGGCCGACGCGGTCAACGCCGCGCAGGAGCGCTTCGTCCCGATCAACTACTCCACCGCGCCGGGCCGGGGCACCCCGAAGCCGGCCGTGCGCAACCTCGTCTGGGCGTACTCGCCGAACTTCTACTCGACGTTCGCGCAGCGCACGCAGGGCGCCGTCGTCGGCAAGAAGGGGGCGGCCGTCGACAAGCGCGGCGTGCTGTCGTACGAGCTGACGTCGAACACCGTCCGGAACGGCCGCGGCGAACTGCGCTACACCGGCACGGTGGTCGCGTACACCCGCTTCCACCTGTATGAGATCGCGCTCGCCGACCCGATCATCCGGGTGACCGGGGGCCGGGCGGTGCTCAGCATGCGGACGTCGACCACCGACCAGAACGGCACCGATGCGCTGCGCCGGATCGACGTCGCCGATCTGCGTCTCGGTGCGGCCCAGCTCGCCCGGCTGAGCCGCGGCGAGAACGTCACCGGCATCGCCGCGACCTTCCGGCCCGGCGTCACCCCGGCGCTGCTCGGACTGCTCTCGCACGGTGCGGCGTCGCCGGTGAATCTGCTGTTCTGA
- a CDS encoding DNA primase small subunit domain-containing protein produces the protein MPKPKPEMLDVDGVEVKLSNPDKIYFPELGEVGGRKRDLVEYYEAVALQGALMTAIAGRPTYLERYPDGVDGDQIYQKHLTKYRPAHVESTEVVFPSKRSGQAFCPRIPADAVWAANLGTLTFHTWPTVAPGAKRAGDMSSVAPGAKRAGDMSPSPDNDHPDQLRLDLDPSGDTTYADARRVALELLRPLLDELGLPGFPKTSGKRGVHVYIPIEPGWDFIATRRAVIALARELERRDPAAVTTSWWKEERGDRVFIDFNQNARDRSMASPYSVRKTPRAQVSTPLTWDELADAEPADFTVSTVPELLARRGDPWTDIDARSVGIEVLLEMVQRDDAAGLGDMPYPPSYPKMPGEPPRVQPSKKVAEHWDAAGNRIE, from the coding sequence ATGCCGAAACCGAAACCGGAGATGCTGGACGTCGACGGCGTCGAGGTGAAGCTGAGCAATCCCGACAAGATCTATTTCCCGGAACTGGGCGAGGTCGGCGGTCGCAAGCGCGACCTGGTCGAGTACTACGAGGCCGTGGCCCTGCAGGGTGCGCTGATGACCGCGATCGCCGGGCGCCCGACGTACCTGGAGCGCTACCCCGACGGTGTCGACGGGGACCAGATCTATCAGAAGCACCTCACCAAGTACCGCCCCGCGCACGTCGAATCGACCGAGGTGGTGTTCCCGTCCAAGCGCTCCGGGCAGGCGTTCTGCCCGCGGATTCCGGCCGATGCGGTGTGGGCGGCGAACCTCGGAACGCTGACCTTCCACACGTGGCCGACGGTCGCGCCGGGAGCGAAGCGAGCGGGCGACATGTCGTCGGTCGCGCCGGGAGCGAAGCGAGCGGGCGACATGTCACCATCCCCCGACAACGACCATCCCGACCAGCTCCGGCTCGACCTCGATCCGTCCGGCGACACCACCTACGCCGACGCCCGACGGGTGGCGCTCGAGCTGCTCCGGCCGCTGCTCGACGAACTCGGCCTCCCCGGCTTCCCGAAGACCTCCGGCAAGCGCGGCGTGCACGTGTACATCCCGATCGAACCGGGCTGGGACTTCATCGCGACCCGGCGCGCGGTGATCGCGCTGGCTCGGGAGCTGGAGCGCCGGGATCCGGCCGCGGTCACCACCTCCTGGTGGAAGGAGGAGCGCGGCGACCGGGTGTTCATTGACTTCAATCAGAATGCGCGCGACCGCAGTATGGCTTCGCCCTATTCGGTTCGCAAGACCCCGCGCGCACAGGTCTCCACCCCGCTGACCTGGGATGAGCTCGCCGATGCCGAGCCGGCGGACTTCACTGTGTCGACGGTCCCGGAACTTCTCGCGCGACGCGGCGATCCGTGGACGGACATCGACGCCCGCAGTGTCGGTATCGAGGTGCTGCTGGAGATGGTGCAGCGCGATGACGCCGCCGGCCTGGGCGACATGCCGTACCCGCCGAGCTATCCGAAGATGCCCGGCGAACCGCCGCGCGTGCAGCCGAGCAAGAAGGTCGCCGAGCATTGGGACGCCGCGGGCAATCGGATCGAGTGA
- a CDS encoding IS110 family transposase, with protein sequence MAVIDVGRNIAGIDTHKDTLHVAVITPVGGALADREFPATSHGYREVTEFLDGHDVGAAGVECTSSYGMGITRVLHAAGLSVAEVYGGRKDKKRIKGKSDPLDAVAAARAVLAGDGIAIPKDERTNMVRTLHLARRSGVKARTAAINQIKAILIGAPVKVREKYSDTTVSAMVTALAGCRPHAHTDQIAVTALSALKTLAKRVQFLDDQDRDLTDQIDVLVTEMNPALRAAYGVGPDTAAQLIITAGANPERLRSEASFAALCGAAPVPASSGKTSRHRLSRGGDRAANNALHRIALVRMSSHQPTRDWVSPVEWWGFGAGVGVSSL encoded by the coding sequence ATGGCAGTCATCGACGTCGGCAGGAACATCGCTGGAATCGACACCCACAAGGACACTCTGCACGTCGCAGTCATCACACCGGTCGGCGGCGCACTTGCCGACCGAGAGTTCCCGGCGACCTCGCACGGGTACCGGGAGGTGACCGAGTTCCTTGATGGGCACGACGTCGGTGCCGCTGGTGTGGAATGCACTAGCAGCTACGGCATGGGAATCACCCGGGTGCTCCACGCGGCAGGACTGTCCGTGGCCGAGGTGTACGGAGGCCGTAAAGACAAGAAGCGGATCAAAGGCAAGTCCGATCCGCTCGATGCCGTTGCAGCGGCTCGCGCAGTCCTGGCCGGTGACGGCATCGCAATACCGAAGGACGAACGCACCAACATGGTCCGCACTCTGCATCTGGCACGACGTTCCGGCGTGAAAGCCCGTACTGCGGCGATCAATCAGATCAAAGCAATCCTCATCGGGGCACCGGTGAAAGTTCGCGAAAAGTACAGCGACACAACAGTATCGGCGATGGTCACAGCACTGGCGGGTTGCCGGCCTCACGCCCATACCGACCAGATCGCAGTCACGGCGCTGTCGGCGCTAAAGACCCTGGCCAAACGGGTCCAGTTCCTCGACGACCAGGACCGCGACCTCACCGACCAGATCGATGTCCTGGTCACTGAGATGAACCCGGCATTGCGTGCGGCCTACGGCGTCGGCCCCGACACGGCCGCCCAACTGATCATCACTGCCGGCGCCAACCCCGAGCGCCTACGCAGCGAAGCCTCCTTCGCCGCCCTGTGCGGAGCAGCGCCGGTCCCAGCATCGTCGGGGAAGACCTCGCGGCATCGTCTCTCGCGCGGCGGGGACCGTGCGGCGAACAACGCTCTGCACCGGATCGCACTGGTCCGTATGTCCAGCCATCAGCCGACCCGCGACTGGGTAAGTCCCGTGGAGTGGTGGGGTTTCGGGGCCGGGGTCGGGGTGTCTTCCCTGTAG
- a CDS encoding VOC family protein, with amino-acid sequence MTTRIDHSIWPGIPCDDPLAVRDWLTRLGFVPGILVEGDGDRQVHHSEMLWPEGGRVMIHSAAPDLPAARGSGNVYVVVDDPDAVYARAVELGATLVRDLKDEDYGSRGFTVADAEGNAWSFGTYAG; translated from the coding sequence ATGACCACACGAATCGATCACAGCATCTGGCCCGGTATCCCCTGCGACGACCCGCTCGCCGTGCGCGACTGGCTCACCCGCCTCGGCTTCGTCCCCGGCATCCTGGTCGAGGGCGACGGCGACCGGCAGGTCCACCATTCGGAGATGCTCTGGCCTGAGGGCGGACGCGTCATGATCCACTCGGCCGCCCCCGACCTGCCCGCCGCCCGCGGGTCGGGCAACGTCTACGTCGTCGTCGACGACCCCGACGCGGTCTACGCGCGGGCCGTCGAACTCGGTGCGACCCTGGTGCGCGACCTCAAGGACGAGGACTATGGATCCCGGGGGTTCACCGTGGCCGACGCCGAGGGGAACGCATGGAGTTTCGGGACATACGCGGGTTGA
- a CDS encoding AraC family transcriptional regulator, which translates to MSGLTITPYRIVGGRPGTHAGLPSPTVTLVIDLGTGLTLSTDDDAPRTFRAALGGMHLRPVAIHHDGTQVGVQLDLAPAAVRTLFGLPPGELFGRNLALADLAPGLAGRLYDDLGAAEPDTRAARCAALLTAVPRYRAPADDDAARIWQFLARRRGRVTVAELVDRSGWSARKLSALFAAEYGMGLKQAARLFRFDHARRRLETGTPIAEVAADCGYADQAHLTREVHDFTGLPPAAFLAARTAEFAGATRS; encoded by the coding sequence TTGAGCGGTCTCACGATCACCCCGTACCGGATCGTGGGCGGGCGGCCCGGCACCCACGCCGGGCTGCCGTCGCCCACCGTCACCCTGGTGATCGATCTCGGCACCGGCCTCACCCTCTCGACCGACGACGATGCGCCACGTACCTTCCGTGCGGCGCTCGGCGGCATGCACCTGCGACCGGTCGCCATCCATCACGACGGCACCCAGGTCGGCGTGCAGCTGGATTTGGCCCCGGCCGCCGTGCGCACCCTGTTCGGCCTCCCGCCCGGCGAACTCTTCGGCCGCAACCTGGCACTCGCCGACCTCGCTCCCGGCCTGGCCGGCCGCCTGTACGACGACCTCGGTGCCGCCGAACCGGACACCCGTGCGGCACGCTGCGCCGCTCTGCTGACGGCGGTACCCCGGTACCGGGCTCCCGCCGACGACGACGCCGCGCGGATCTGGCAGTTCCTTGCCCGCCGTCGTGGGCGGGTGACCGTCGCCGAACTGGTCGACCGCTCGGGCTGGTCCGCCCGCAAACTCTCCGCCCTGTTCGCCGCCGAATACGGCATGGGTCTCAAGCAGGCGGCCCGGCTCTTCCGCTTCGATCACGCACGGCGACGGCTCGAGACCGGTACGCCGATCGCCGAGGTGGCCGCCGACTGCGGCTACGCCGACCAGGCGCATCTCACCCGCGAGGTCCACGACTTCACCGGCCTACCACCCGCGGCGTTCCTCGCCGCGCGGACCGCCGAGTTCGCGGGTGCGACCCGATCCTGA
- a CDS encoding AI-2E family transporter: protein MSDESKWRDRILTIREEDDAKVSPGVRATAAWTWRLLVIGVGIVVLGWLFKRFEDVLFPVALALLFTAFLRQPVDWAHRKGVPRVVAVLTAVVLTIVVVLGLLAFAVQQGVSGGPQLLSEFTKTVDQTRQWLVDSPLHLDDAHIRALAEEITGWAKSHEATLANHALGTAAFGSRVLTGAALTIFLLIFFLYDGRAMWNYVTRMVPAGSREQVRGSGIAGFGSLEAYTRATVFVAAVDAGVIGIGLAILGVPMVLPLVVIIFLGSFIPIVGSFVAGTLAVLVALTTQGWVNALIVVGLLIFVMAFEGHVLQPFILGHSVKLHPVAVILVIAIGLMLAGIVGGLIAVPTVAFAVTACSWRPGQEPPPENDSKLSAWIRARLHRGPGPSNDDAPAPS, encoded by the coding sequence GTGAGTGATGAGAGCAAGTGGCGGGATCGCATCCTGACGATCCGCGAGGAGGACGACGCCAAGGTCTCCCCGGGCGTGCGCGCCACGGCGGCCTGGACGTGGCGGCTGCTGGTGATCGGCGTCGGCATCGTCGTCCTCGGCTGGCTGTTCAAACGGTTCGAGGACGTCCTTTTCCCGGTCGCCCTCGCGCTGCTGTTCACCGCGTTCCTGCGCCAGCCGGTGGACTGGGCGCACCGCAAGGGCGTGCCCCGCGTGGTGGCGGTGCTGACCGCGGTCGTGCTCACCATCGTCGTGGTGCTCGGGCTGCTGGCCTTCGCCGTGCAGCAGGGGGTGTCCGGCGGGCCGCAACTGCTGTCGGAGTTCACCAAGACCGTCGACCAGACGCGGCAATGGCTGGTCGACAGCCCCCTGCACCTCGACGACGCCCACATCCGCGCGCTCGCCGAGGAGATCACCGGCTGGGCCAAGTCGCACGAGGCCACGCTCGCCAATCACGCGCTGGGCACCGCGGCCTTCGGCAGCCGGGTGCTCACCGGGGCGGCGCTCACGATCTTCTTGCTGATCTTCTTCCTGTACGACGGCCGCGCCATGTGGAACTACGTCACCCGGATGGTGCCGGCCGGAAGTCGTGAACAGGTCCGCGGCAGCGGGATCGCCGGTTTCGGCAGCCTGGAGGCCTACACCCGAGCCACCGTCTTCGTCGCCGCCGTCGACGCGGGCGTGATCGGCATCGGCCTGGCGATCCTCGGGGTGCCCATGGTGTTGCCGCTGGTCGTGATCATCTTCCTGGGGTCGTTCATCCCGATCGTGGGTTCGTTCGTGGCGGGCACGCTCGCCGTGCTGGTCGCCCTCACCACCCAGGGCTGGGTCAACGCGCTCATCGTCGTCGGCCTGCTGATCTTCGTGATGGCCTTCGAGGGGCACGTGCTGCAGCCGTTCATCCTCGGCCACTCGGTCAAGCTGCACCCCGTCGCGGTGATCCTGGTGATCGCGATCGGCCTCATGCTCGCCGGGATCGTCGGCGGTCTGATCGCGGTACCGACCGTCGCGTTCGCCGTGACGGCCTGCTCGTGGCGGCCCGGTCAGGAACCGCCGCCCGAGAACGACAGCAAGCTGTCCGCGTGGATCAGGGCCAGATTGCACCGCGGCCCAGGCCCGTCGAACGACGACGCCCCCGCCCCGTCGTAG
- a CDS encoding ATP-dependent DNA ligase, which translates to MDLPVNPPVAPMLAKAVTAVPPQPDGEPGWSYEPKWDGFRALIFRDGDEVEISSRGGKDLARYFPELVEAAKTELPERVVVDGEVCVPRVVSTGSTGVTSSTGVTSSTGGTSSTDAANPAGGEVWRLDWDSLSQRIHPAASRIAKLADETPAMFIGFDALALGARDLMGEPFAARRDALRQAIGAAGRLRISRVTHDARQAQDWFTAFEGAGLDGVVAKRLDGRYVPGKREMLKIKHKRTADCVVLGYRVHKSGTGLGSMLLGLYDDAGDVRMVGGSSAFSDTKRVELQERFEKLRLDPDAVAPGEVNRWRSSATGEWIPIRRELVVEVAYDQMENDRFRHTVKFLRWRPDREPSSCTYDQLEVPLTYDVYDVLEGS; encoded by the coding sequence GTGGATCTCCCGGTGAACCCGCCCGTCGCGCCGATGCTCGCCAAGGCGGTCACGGCCGTGCCGCCGCAGCCGGACGGGGAGCCGGGGTGGTCGTACGAGCCGAAGTGGGACGGCTTCCGCGCGTTGATCTTCCGCGACGGCGACGAGGTCGAGATCTCCTCGCGCGGCGGCAAGGACCTGGCCAGGTACTTTCCGGAGCTGGTCGAGGCCGCGAAGACGGAACTGCCCGAGCGGGTGGTGGTCGACGGTGAGGTCTGCGTGCCGCGGGTGGTTTCGACAGGCTCAACCGGCGTGACGAGCTCAACCGGCGTGACGAGCTCAACCGGCGGGACGAGCTCGACCGATGCGGCGAACCCGGCCGGCGGTGAGGTGTGGCGCCTCGACTGGGACTCGCTCTCTCAGCGGATCCACCCCGCGGCCTCCCGGATCGCCAAACTCGCGGATGAGACACCGGCGATGTTCATCGGCTTCGACGCGCTCGCCCTCGGCGCGCGCGATCTGATGGGGGAGCCCTTCGCCGCACGCCGCGACGCTCTGCGTCAGGCGATCGGTGCCGCCGGCCGCCTGCGTATCAGCCGCGTCACGCACGACGCGCGGCAGGCCCAGGACTGGTTCACCGCGTTCGAGGGGGCCGGCCTCGACGGGGTGGTCGCCAAGCGGCTCGACGGCCGCTATGTCCCCGGCAAACGCGAGATGCTCAAGATCAAGCACAAGCGGACCGCGGACTGCGTGGTCCTCGGCTACCGCGTGCACAAGAGCGGGACCGGCCTCGGCTCCATGCTGCTGGGCCTCTATGACGACGCGGGCGACGTCCGGATGGTGGGCGGTTCCAGTGCCTTCTCCGACACGAAACGGGTCGAGCTGCAAGAACGATTCGAGAAGCTCCGCCTCGACCCCGACGCGGTGGCGCCGGGTGAGGTCAATCGCTGGCGCTCGTCGGCGACGGGGGAGTGGATCCCGATCCGGCGAGAACTGGTGGTCGAGGTGGCGTACGACCAGATGGAGAACGACAGGTTCCGGCACACCGTCAAGTTCTTGCGCTGGCGCCCCGACCGAGAGCCGTCGTCGTGCACCTACGACCAGCTCGAGGTTCCGCTGACCTACGACGTGTACGACGTGCTGGAGGGATCCTGA